One window of Legionella pneumophila subsp. pneumophila str. Philadelphia 1 genomic DNA carries:
- a CDS encoding UbiX family flavin prenyltransferase, whose protein sequence is MANNPRLIIGISGSSGIIYGIRLLQVLQKLPIETHLVISKAGQLTRAYETNISAAELKALADVYHPCTDLTASIASGSFKTLGMIIAPCSMKTLGEIAHGISSNLLTRAADVVLKERRKLVLLPRETPLHLVHLNNMVCITQMGGIICPPVPAFYNHPQNIDDLINDTVGRVLDLFDLDCGLVKRWGET, encoded by the coding sequence ATGGCCAACAATCCAAGACTTATCATAGGCATCAGTGGCTCATCAGGCATAATCTATGGGATTAGACTATTACAAGTCTTGCAAAAACTACCCATAGAAACGCATTTAGTCATTAGCAAAGCAGGGCAATTGACCCGTGCTTATGAAACAAATATTAGTGCCGCAGAACTCAAAGCTTTAGCAGATGTCTATCATCCCTGCACTGACCTCACCGCATCCATTGCCAGCGGCTCATTTAAAACTTTAGGCATGATCATTGCGCCCTGTTCAATGAAAACCTTAGGTGAAATTGCGCATGGTATCAGTAGCAACCTGTTGACCCGAGCCGCTGATGTCGTTCTTAAAGAACGCAGAAAATTGGTGCTCTTGCCGAGGGAAACACCTTTGCATCTTGTTCATCTGAACAATATGGTGTGTATTACACAAATGGGAGGCATTATCTGCCCTCCAGTGCCCGCCTTTTATAATCATCCGCAAAACATAGACGACTTAATCAATGATACCGTTGGGAGAGTACTCGATTTATTTGATTTGGATTGTGGATTGGTGAAACGCTGGGGCGAAACATAA
- a CDS encoding lpg2884 family Dot/Icm T4SS effector, with the protein MTLKQFATGVFYLPAAVFSGLTNLFLGSYAKDKRGNYIQDEDGNYVRNRGLIGLTLDAVKYLGTSVANFISSHQKAISVAFWSSLVVAGAAALTVAFWPAALAAVVNFSVFGVSIASVVGAGYAAQVAATAGVAAALTSTGVYLGATVVNAFNALRECISNLRSKKPSSNPEFTPVNDETFEEVRRNQFSGLSKGSEQQQTVQLSSSSSEEEEPVHTTKVFAQPKDVTPEVVENPTSTVSLTGSK; encoded by the coding sequence ATGACATTAAAACAATTTGCAACTGGCGTATTTTATTTGCCAGCAGCCGTTTTTTCTGGTTTAACTAACCTATTTTTAGGTTCTTACGCAAAAGACAAACGCGGTAACTACATTCAAGATGAAGATGGTAACTATGTAAGAAACCGTGGTTTGATTGGTTTGACTCTGGACGCTGTTAAATATTTGGGAACAAGCGTTGCCAATTTCATTTCTAGTCATCAAAAGGCAATTTCAGTTGCGTTTTGGTCTTCTTTAGTTGTTGCTGGTGCTGCTGCTTTAACCGTTGCTTTCTGGCCTGCTGCTTTGGCTGCTGTAGTTAACTTCTCTGTTTTTGGAGTATCAATCGCTTCAGTAGTTGGTGCTGGTTATGCGGCTCAAGTTGCTGCTACTGCCGGTGTTGCTGCTGCTTTAACCAGTACTGGCGTTTATCTTGGCGCTACAGTTGTTAATGCTTTTAACGCATTAAGAGAATGCATCTCTAATTTGCGTAGCAAAAAGCCTTCCAGCAACCCAGAGTTTACACCTGTTAACGATGAGACATTTGAAGAAGTACGTAGAAACCAATTCAGTGGCTTAAGCAAAGGTTCTGAGCAACAACAAACTGTACAACTTTCCAGTTCAAGCTCTGAAGAAGAAGAGCCTGTCCACACTACTAAGGTATTTGCACAACCTAAGGATGTTACTCCTGAAGTGGTTGAGAACCCAACTTCTACTGTATCCCTCACTGGCTCAAAGTAA
- a CDS encoding lpg2885 family Dot/Icm T4SS effector — protein sequence MEFFMWDKIKEWYKNNKSYLTMLLIGSAVVGLSVTFLALFFPPVLAAFASISIFGMAPLAFLTSLHLPLAVLTLGCIVTGAAFGAILGGLVAWKQSISIAKHVYSYFGHKQEHQVEINEEDTYRYLMGHLEGEASESFEVEVDEEFNDYTSTDSAEDRPNPLNFSTDSNHQALDGGYEMTELRI from the coding sequence TTGGAGTTTTTTATGTGGGATAAAATCAAAGAATGGTATAAAAATAACAAGAGCTATTTGACAATGCTTTTGATTGGATCGGCGGTTGTAGGTTTGAGTGTTACATTTCTGGCTCTGTTCTTCCCCCCGGTTCTGGCGGCATTTGCCAGCATAAGTATTTTTGGAATGGCACCATTGGCTTTTTTAACGTCATTGCATCTTCCTCTCGCTGTGCTAACCCTGGGCTGTATTGTTACTGGAGCTGCTTTTGGAGCAATTTTAGGAGGCCTGGTGGCATGGAAACAATCAATTAGCATTGCTAAACATGTTTATTCATACTTTGGTCATAAGCAGGAACATCAAGTTGAGATCAATGAAGAGGATACCTACCGTTATTTAATGGGTCATTTGGAGGGAGAGGCCAGTGAGTCTTTTGAAGTCGAGGTGGATGAAGAATTTAATGATTATACTTCTACTGATTCTGCTGAAGACAGACCAAACCCATTGAATTTTTCAACAGATTCAAACCATCAGGCTCTTGATGGGGGCTATGAAATGACAGAACTTAGAATCTAA
- the queC gene encoding 7-cyano-7-deazaguanine synthase QueC, producing the protein MKKAVVLLSGGLDSTTCLALAKSQGFACYALSFSYGQRHSAELCAATRIAKHMGAADHKIVTLDIALFGGSALTDASIEVPEFKESPEIPVTYVPARNTIFLAMALGYAESIGARDIFIGASSVDYSHYPDCRPEFIESFQSLANLATKAGIEGDRFTINAPLQYLSKVQTIQLGTELGVDYGLTVSCYQANEAGEACGQCDSCTFRKRGFKSAGVDDPTRYQKCVHI; encoded by the coding sequence ATGAAAAAAGCTGTGGTCTTGCTTTCTGGCGGTTTGGATTCAACGACTTGTCTCGCGTTGGCTAAATCTCAGGGGTTTGCTTGTTATGCATTAAGCTTTTCTTACGGCCAGAGGCATTCCGCAGAACTGTGTGCCGCAACTCGAATTGCGAAACATATGGGTGCAGCTGATCATAAAATAGTCACCCTGGATATCGCTTTATTTGGTGGCTCCGCTTTGACTGATGCATCTATTGAGGTCCCCGAATTCAAGGAAAGCCCGGAAATACCAGTCACCTATGTCCCAGCCCGTAATACTATTTTTTTGGCTATGGCTTTGGGTTATGCTGAATCAATTGGTGCCAGAGATATTTTTATTGGTGCCAGTTCTGTTGATTATTCCCATTATCCTGATTGTCGCCCGGAGTTTATTGAATCTTTCCAATCTTTGGCAAACTTGGCAACGAAAGCAGGAATTGAAGGCGATCGCTTTACTATCAATGCTCCTCTGCAATATCTGAGCAAAGTGCAGACTATTCAATTAGGTACTGAACTTGGTGTTGATTACGGATTAACGGTTTCCTGCTATCAAGCGAATGAAGCAGGTGAAGCTTGCGGACAGTGTGATAGCTGTACTTTTAGAAAGCGGGGTTTTAAGAGTGCTGGAGTAGATGATCCCACTCGATATCAAAAATGTGTTCATATTTAA
- a CDS encoding mannose-1-phosphate guanylyltransferase/mannose-6-phosphate isomerase — protein MTTPLYPIILAGGSGTRLWPLSRQNFPKQFLKLNGELSLIQQTMKRAMGLPGNQTIIVSNDAHYFICQDQLQDFNAQTTYLLEPCARNTAPAIACAAHYLANTVGKDAVMLVLPSDHWIADDEIWLAAMLEGGQFASENNAIVTFGIKPDSPKTGYGYIEAGTTLSSDIKQVLSFREKPDAHTAAQFVSKGNYFWNSGMFICRAGVYLEELEQFEANIYQFSQQALTLAQHHHDFLRLDLDCFSQCKEESIDYAIMEKTDKAVVIPISIQWSDLGCWTAVADANKQDEQGNTLIGNVIAQDSHNCLINSEELLVTTVGIQDQIIVATSDAVLVADKRYSQQVKDLVHSLRKDHPHLTQDHQRVPRPWGYYEVLAEGTSFKVKRLMVKPGAKLSLQTHQHRAEHWVIVGGEAEVVNGNNTFRLSKNQSTYIPKNALHRLSNPHNEPLYVIEVQSGSYLGEDDIKRFDDIYLRKEVELAE, from the coding sequence ATGACGACACCTCTATATCCAATAATTTTAGCCGGGGGCTCTGGCACTCGACTATGGCCTTTATCAAGACAAAATTTTCCTAAGCAATTTTTAAAATTAAATGGCGAATTGTCTTTAATTCAACAAACCATGAAAAGAGCGATGGGATTGCCTGGCAATCAAACCATTATCGTAAGTAATGATGCCCATTACTTTATCTGTCAGGATCAATTGCAAGATTTTAATGCACAAACCACTTACTTGCTTGAGCCTTGTGCAAGAAATACAGCCCCCGCGATAGCATGCGCAGCCCATTATTTGGCAAACACAGTAGGAAAGGATGCTGTCATGCTGGTTTTACCCTCGGATCACTGGATAGCTGATGATGAAATCTGGCTGGCCGCCATGTTAGAGGGGGGACAATTTGCCTCAGAAAACAATGCGATAGTGACATTTGGGATAAAGCCTGATAGCCCCAAAACCGGTTATGGCTACATTGAGGCCGGCACCACTTTATCCAGTGATATAAAGCAAGTTTTGAGCTTTAGAGAAAAACCAGACGCGCACACTGCCGCACAATTCGTCAGTAAAGGGAATTATTTCTGGAATAGCGGCATGTTCATTTGTCGTGCAGGGGTTTATCTTGAAGAGCTGGAACAATTTGAAGCCAACATCTACCAATTCAGTCAACAAGCATTGACCCTTGCGCAGCATCATCATGATTTTTTGCGCCTTGATCTGGATTGTTTTTCTCAATGTAAAGAAGAGTCTATAGACTATGCCATAATGGAAAAAACAGACAAAGCTGTTGTAATACCCATTTCAATACAATGGAGCGATCTGGGCTGCTGGACCGCTGTGGCCGACGCGAACAAACAAGACGAACAAGGCAATACTCTCATTGGAAATGTCATCGCCCAGGATAGTCACAATTGCCTCATTAATAGTGAAGAGTTGTTAGTCACAACCGTTGGCATTCAGGATCAAATCATCGTTGCAACGAGTGACGCTGTGTTAGTTGCCGATAAACGCTATTCGCAACAAGTGAAAGATTTGGTTCACTCCTTACGCAAAGATCATCCTCATTTAACTCAAGATCATCAACGTGTTCCCAGACCATGGGGGTATTATGAAGTGCTGGCAGAGGGCACCTCATTCAAAGTCAAACGTCTTATGGTGAAGCCTGGTGCAAAACTCTCTTTACAAACGCATCAGCATCGGGCCGAGCATTGGGTTATCGTTGGCGGTGAGGCCGAGGTAGTTAATGGAAACAATACGTTCCGATTATCAAAAAACCAATCCACCTACATTCCGAAAAACGCATTGCATCGATTAAGTAACCCACATAATGAACCACTTTATGTTATCGAAGTACAAAGTGGCTCCTATCTGGGCGAAGACGACATCAAACGCTTTGATGATATTTATTTAAGAAAGGAAGTTGAACTGGCAGAGTGA
- a CDS encoding lpg2888 family Dot/Icm T4SS effector — protein MATSSLILQSYLKTLKTDEKSELRYEDKVEELLEYNSNAKGSDFLTPLSFYLPIIENTDEVMLRYMSEENKQKLIRDLQVAYLLLLTQKKYEEEHQKYENIKTYAQHIKRCEELLDHLNYNQVCKEQKRAPSPEHGYASDGYPVKYLSIFLGKELAEMIVDSMDRKTKTIKESMGWFNEKRLYWVWASSLLKVILAALPDDFFNVGQATQVVKAPDPYTGTLSWALYYFRFSLNMFLLLKHTISGPWMSEREKKTPWTERFLTQWDQRKFTLLNDSIWATGNLICFFWLTGKGALGTWGDVLTLALLVFDISIAIWDYEEQKTRHNKEMLAYEEDIKKLKQLISKAEEEPGKEDEKLRIIKEYELQLQGLMRAQKESERNWDLQKVSLYAGIAYAVGLMLAFALLAAPFFPVSGPALLAITITGAVLCLAFTVIYNGVKGGMEVYKAHCSAKEAKEGYNNKIELFKLLLEKNPSLDDNEKKFLFLEIKKLKAETEYQKQMVVFQTMHLLRSVILESFIPAVVFASFVFLPLGIGFAVLGATIGVALATNLMINAAFKPAKEEVKAFDEKEYEAFCKDPDNWSKPSKSKQGFFQSKEKKPLLDNVAAKTQEKEKDRLELLDDESSIPLLLSSKNNPSI, from the coding sequence ATGGCAACCAGTAGTTTAATTCTTCAATCTTACCTGAAAACCCTCAAAACAGATGAGAAATCTGAACTACGCTATGAAGACAAAGTAGAAGAACTTCTTGAATACAATAGCAATGCCAAAGGAAGCGATTTTCTAACGCCACTGAGTTTTTATCTGCCCATTATTGAAAATACTGATGAAGTCATGCTTCGCTACATGAGTGAAGAAAACAAGCAGAAACTCATACGAGATCTGCAAGTTGCCTACTTACTTTTACTCACACAAAAAAAATACGAGGAAGAACATCAGAAATATGAAAACATAAAAACCTATGCGCAGCACATTAAACGATGTGAAGAACTGCTAGACCACCTCAATTATAATCAAGTCTGCAAAGAACAAAAAAGAGCGCCCTCTCCAGAACATGGCTATGCCAGCGATGGTTATCCAGTAAAGTACTTGAGCATTTTTTTGGGTAAAGAACTGGCAGAAATGATAGTCGATTCTATGGATCGCAAAACCAAAACCATCAAAGAATCAATGGGCTGGTTTAATGAAAAACGTTTGTATTGGGTTTGGGCATCCAGCCTGCTCAAAGTGATACTCGCTGCATTACCTGATGATTTTTTCAATGTCGGTCAGGCAACCCAGGTAGTCAAAGCCCCTGACCCTTATACTGGAACCCTGAGTTGGGCTTTGTATTATTTTCGCTTTTCCCTCAATATGTTTTTGCTACTCAAACATACAATTAGTGGTCCATGGATGAGTGAGAGGGAAAAAAAGACACCGTGGACAGAACGGTTCCTCACCCAGTGGGATCAAAGAAAATTCACCTTGCTCAATGACTCCATCTGGGCAACAGGAAACTTGATTTGCTTTTTCTGGCTTACTGGCAAAGGCGCTCTCGGGACCTGGGGTGATGTATTGACTTTGGCATTGCTAGTCTTTGACATCAGCATAGCCATTTGGGATTACGAAGAGCAAAAGACTCGCCACAACAAAGAAATGCTGGCTTATGAGGAAGACATTAAAAAATTAAAGCAGTTAATTAGCAAGGCAGAAGAAGAACCCGGAAAAGAGGATGAAAAGCTTAGAATAATCAAAGAATATGAATTGCAATTGCAAGGTTTAATGCGGGCGCAAAAAGAATCTGAAAGAAATTGGGATCTGCAAAAAGTCAGTTTATATGCAGGTATAGCTTATGCTGTCGGACTCATGCTCGCTTTTGCATTACTGGCTGCGCCTTTCTTCCCCGTTTCCGGACCGGCTTTACTGGCAATCACCATAACAGGCGCTGTTCTTTGCCTGGCTTTTACAGTGATTTATAATGGTGTGAAAGGCGGCATGGAAGTCTACAAAGCACATTGCTCCGCCAAGGAAGCGAAAGAAGGATATAATAACAAGATCGAGCTATTTAAACTCTTATTGGAAAAAAATCCATCACTGGATGATAATGAAAAAAAATTTCTCTTCCTGGAAATCAAAAAATTAAAGGCAGAAACTGAATACCAGAAGCAAATGGTTGTTTTTCAAACCATGCATTTGCTACGTTCGGTGATTTTGGAATCATTTATACCAGCCGTTGTTTTTGCCAGCTTCGTGTTTTTACCGTTAGGAATTGGATTTGCCGTGTTGGGCGCCACAATTGGTGTTGCCTTGGCGACCAACTTAATGATTAATGCTGCTTTCAAACCTGCGAAAGAGGAAGTCAAAGCCTTTGATGAAAAGGAATATGAGGCTTTTTGTAAAGATCCGGATAATTGGAGTAAACCCTCCAAATCAAAACAAGGGTTCTTTCAGTCCAAAGAGAAAAAACCTCTTTTAGATAACGTTGCTGCAAAAACACAGGAAAAAGAAAAGGATAGGCTAGAGCTGCTGGATGATGAGAGCAGTATACCTCTGTTGTTAAGTAGCAAAAACAATCCCAGCATATAA
- the mnmG gene encoding tRNA uridine-5-carboxymethylaminomethyl(34) synthesis enzyme MnmG, translating to MNLEQLYDVIVVGGGHAGTEAALAAARLGVKTLLLTHNIDLLGQMSCNPAIGGIGKGHLVKEIDALDGAMAKAADQAGIQFRILNASKGPAVRATRAQADRVLYRKAIRTQLQSQANLTIFQQAVDDLKIEGGLVTGVVTQMGLTLKARAVVLTVGTFLGGKIHVGMNQYAGGRAGDPPSIALSKSLRDLDLPVGRLKTGTPPRIDRRTIDFSQMVEQPGDTPVPVFSYLGAASDHPQQVPCHITHTTEATHDIIRNNLDKSPMYAGVIEGVGPRYCPSIEDKIVRFADKTSHQIFVEPEGLTTEEIYPNGISTSLPFEVQVQFVRTIKGFENAHITRPGYAIEYDYFDPRGLTSFLQTKAIPNLFFAGQINGTTGYEEAAAQGIIAGMNAALQIKDQELWCPRRDEAYIGVLIDDLITCGTQEPYRMFTSRAEYRLLLREDNADLRLTEKGRQLGLVGDERWDSFSKKREAIESTQALLYNSWVRVHHNDLFKETLFNPMQHDCRAVEFLKRPEINYQHLLMMDDLNLPELPQEITEQIEIQNKYAGYIDRQQQEIEKLRKHENTLLPETLDYNDVVGLSSEVIQKLNRIKPTSLAQAGRISGVTPAALSLLLVHLKKSRLPV from the coding sequence ATGAATCTCGAACAATTATATGATGTCATAGTCGTTGGCGGAGGGCATGCTGGTACAGAAGCAGCGCTTGCAGCAGCACGCTTGGGTGTAAAAACCTTGTTATTGACCCATAACATAGACTTGCTTGGACAAATGTCCTGCAATCCAGCCATAGGGGGCATTGGTAAAGGTCACCTGGTTAAAGAAATTGATGCCCTTGACGGGGCCATGGCTAAAGCCGCCGATCAGGCGGGGATCCAATTTCGAATTCTTAATGCCTCAAAAGGACCTGCCGTTCGAGCCACACGCGCACAAGCTGATCGTGTTTTGTATAGAAAAGCCATTCGCACACAATTGCAATCACAGGCTAACTTAACCATATTTCAACAAGCAGTTGATGATTTGAAAATTGAAGGCGGATTAGTCACTGGTGTTGTAACCCAAATGGGGCTCACGCTCAAGGCACGCGCTGTTGTATTAACAGTAGGAACTTTTCTGGGTGGCAAGATTCATGTCGGTATGAACCAATACGCAGGAGGCAGGGCAGGAGATCCTCCATCCATTGCGTTATCTAAAAGCTTGCGGGATTTGGATTTACCGGTAGGGCGTTTGAAAACAGGAACTCCTCCTCGAATTGACAGACGCACCATTGATTTTAGCCAGATGGTGGAACAACCAGGTGATACCCCGGTTCCAGTATTTTCCTATTTGGGAGCGGCAAGCGACCATCCTCAACAAGTACCATGCCATATTACCCATACTACAGAAGCCACTCATGACATAATAAGAAATAATTTGGATAAATCGCCAATGTATGCGGGAGTCATTGAAGGAGTTGGCCCTCGTTATTGCCCCTCGATAGAAGACAAAATTGTTCGCTTTGCTGATAAAACATCTCACCAGATTTTTGTGGAACCGGAAGGTCTGACAACGGAAGAAATATACCCTAATGGAATTTCTACCAGCCTCCCCTTCGAGGTACAAGTGCAATTTGTGCGCACCATTAAAGGTTTTGAAAACGCCCACATCACCAGGCCAGGTTACGCCATCGAGTATGATTATTTTGATCCACGCGGATTAACCTCATTTTTGCAAACCAAAGCCATTCCTAATTTGTTTTTTGCCGGGCAAATCAATGGGACAACCGGATATGAGGAAGCAGCAGCACAAGGAATTATAGCGGGCATGAATGCGGCATTGCAAATCAAAGATCAAGAGTTATGGTGTCCGCGCAGAGATGAGGCCTACATAGGTGTACTTATCGATGATTTGATTACGTGCGGAACGCAAGAGCCCTATAGAATGTTTACTTCAAGAGCAGAGTATCGTTTGCTATTACGTGAGGATAATGCCGATTTAAGACTAACTGAGAAAGGTCGACAGCTTGGCTTGGTAGGTGATGAACGATGGGACAGCTTTTCCAAAAAGCGTGAAGCAATTGAGTCCACTCAAGCTTTGTTATACAACAGCTGGGTGAGGGTTCATCATAATGATTTGTTTAAAGAGACTTTGTTTAATCCAATGCAACACGATTGCCGTGCCGTTGAATTTTTAAAACGACCGGAGATAAATTATCAGCATCTTTTAATGATGGATGATTTGAATTTGCCTGAATTGCCACAAGAAATAACAGAGCAAATTGAAATTCAGAATAAATATGCCGGGTACATAGACAGGCAACAACAAGAAATTGAGAAATTACGCAAGCATGAAAACACCCTGCTCCCAGAGACTTTGGATTATAATGACGTCGTTGGTTTATCGAGTGAGGTCATTCAAAAACTAAACCGGATTAAACCAACTTCCTTGGCTCAAGCCGGGCGGATTTCTGGCGTAACACCTGCCGCGCTGTCTCTTTTACTTGTTCATCTGAAAAAGAGTCGGCTTCCAGTATGA
- the rsmG gene encoding 16S rRNA (guanine(527)-N(7))-methyltransferase RsmG has translation MIDNTKIRSLLEKGLAEFKLDSIGDLLLDFLLLLNKWNKTYNLTAIRDIETMVSKHLFDSLAILPWIKGNHIIDVGTGPGLPGIPLAIAKPDLQFVLLDSNGKKIRFLNEVKRQLNIKNIEPIQIRVENYHPNQGFDTVISRAFSSLEQMIKWTQHLVAQDGLWLAMKGRFPDTELVPIHQTYRVERYAVPGIEGERCCVLINNTNKE, from the coding sequence ATGATAGATAATACGAAAATAAGATCATTGCTTGAAAAGGGTTTAGCCGAGTTTAAACTCGATTCCATCGGCGACCTCTTGCTTGATTTTTTGCTCCTGCTCAATAAATGGAATAAAACATATAACCTCACTGCAATACGTGATATTGAAACCATGGTCAGCAAGCACCTGTTCGACAGTCTGGCTATTTTACCCTGGATAAAGGGAAACCATATTATCGATGTGGGTACTGGCCCGGGTTTACCTGGCATCCCTTTGGCTATTGCCAAACCTGACTTACAATTTGTATTATTGGACAGTAATGGGAAAAAAATTCGCTTTCTCAATGAAGTAAAACGTCAACTCAATATAAAAAACATTGAACCAATACAAATTCGAGTAGAGAACTACCACCCAAACCAAGGTTTTGATACAGTAATAAGCAGAGCATTTAGCAGTCTCGAACAAATGATAAAATGGACTCAACATCTTGTCGCTCAGGATGGTTTGTGGTTAGCCATGAAAGGGCGGTTTCCGGATACTGAATTGGTTCCGATTCATCAAACATACCGAGTTGAGAGGTATGCTGTCCCGGGTATCGAGGGAGAGCGTTGCTGTGTGCTTATTAACAACACGAACAAGGAATAA